The uncultured Desulfobulbus sp. genome window below encodes:
- a CDS encoding FeoB small GTPase domain-containing protein yields the protein MTQASGANCSNCPASGGGKLERLGVKLGQTDFVIALAGNPNTGKSTVFNALTGLRQHTGNWPGKTIARAEGGFSLGGKKYKLVDLPGTYSLLSATEDEEVARNYILFGRPDVTVVVLDPMRLERNLNLALQVLQITEKAIVCVNLMDEAKAHGLDVDARGLARDLGVPVVLAAARQGEGIQELLSEIDAMANGRSSCTPRKLSYDIGSVQESIDELALALGEAFPNMPHREWVALRLLEGDPRIVEAVASGEIGVLAKDHVSTETINACSR from the coding sequence ATGACCCAAGCATCAGGAGCGAACTGCAGTAACTGTCCAGCCAGTGGTGGCGGCAAACTGGAACGGCTGGGAGTGAAACTCGGTCAGACTGATTTTGTCATTGCCCTTGCCGGTAACCCCAATACCGGGAAAAGTACTGTTTTTAACGCCTTAACCGGGCTGAGACAGCATACAGGCAACTGGCCTGGCAAAACCATCGCCCGCGCTGAAGGTGGTTTTTCTCTGGGCGGGAAAAAATACAAACTGGTTGACCTGCCAGGTACCTATTCGCTGCTTTCTGCCACTGAGGATGAAGAGGTGGCTCGAAACTACATTCTTTTTGGGCGTCCTGACGTGACCGTGGTCGTGCTTGACCCCATGCGATTGGAGCGTAATCTCAATCTTGCCCTGCAGGTCCTGCAGATCACGGAAAAGGCGATTGTCTGTGTCAATCTCATGGATGAGGCAAAAGCTCATGGATTGGATGTCGATGCCCGGGGGCTCGCGCGTGACCTGGGAGTCCCTGTGGTCCTGGCGGCTGCCCGCCAGGGAGAAGGAATCCAGGAGTTGCTCAGCGAAATTGACGCCATGGCAAATGGTCGAAGCAGTTGCACTCCGCGTAAGCTCAGTTACGACATCGGTTCTGTCCAGGAAAGCATCGATGAACTGGCCCTCGCCCTTGGCGAAGCGTTTCCCAATATGCCCCACCGAGAGTGGGTTGCCCTGCGTCTGTTGGAAGGCGATCCCCGTATTGTTGAGGCAGTCGCCTCCGGTGAGATTGGTGTGTTGGCCAAAGACCATGTGTCGACAGAAACGATTAATGCCTGCAGCAGATAA
- a CDS encoding iron dependent repressor, metal binding and dimerization domain protein, which yields MSEQIQIQHTLKFLAECEYEQQEVSPDALAAKLGFSPDEARQVLLELESAGLIGQGDYKLTANGRDYALHVLKAHRLYETYLAKKTGHHQSQWHQLADEREHELSKEDVEKLEEELGFPRFDPHGDPIPSRTGEMPSKRGALLSAYPVGWVGRVIHIEDEPAHLYSLISQAGISTDSLLRIEQKDDREITLYLEGERFSFPLEVADKMTVVELAAGEELDESIRRLSRLPLGAQAQIVGMSSLCRGLERNRLLDLGVVPGTITVAELMNPSGSPVGYRIRGACIALRKEQADRIRIRNVEQ from the coding sequence ATGAGCGAACAGATACAGATACAGCATACGTTGAAGTTTCTTGCCGAGTGCGAGTATGAACAGCAGGAGGTCAGCCCTGATGCACTTGCTGCGAAACTCGGCTTTTCCCCTGATGAGGCTCGCCAGGTTCTGCTGGAACTTGAAAGTGCAGGGTTGATCGGTCAGGGCGACTATAAACTGACCGCAAACGGGCGAGATTATGCCTTGCACGTGCTTAAAGCCCACCGACTCTATGAAACCTATCTGGCCAAAAAAACCGGTCACCACCAGTCGCAGTGGCATCAGCTTGCCGATGAACGCGAGCACGAACTTTCCAAAGAGGATGTTGAAAAACTTGAAGAGGAGTTAGGATTCCCGCGTTTTGACCCCCACGGCGATCCTATTCCTTCAAGAACAGGAGAAATGCCCAGTAAGCGTGGCGCCTTGCTTTCCGCCTATCCAGTCGGTTGGGTTGGTCGTGTGATTCATATCGAAGATGAGCCTGCACACCTCTACAGTCTTATTTCCCAGGCCGGCATTTCCACAGACTCTCTTCTCCGTATAGAGCAGAAAGACGACCGGGAGATCACCCTGTATCTCGAAGGAGAGCGTTTTTCTTTTCCTTTGGAGGTCGCTGATAAAATGACTGTGGTTGAGCTGGCAGCAGGGGAGGAGCTCGATGAAAGCATACGAAGACTTTCTCGGTTACCCCTGGGGGCCCAGGCGCAGATCGTGGGAATGTCTTCGCTGTGTCGTGGTTTAGAGCGCAATCGGTTACTTGATCTTGGTGTGGTCCCCGGAACCATAACCGTGGCCGAGCTGATGAATCCTTCTGGAAGTCCCGTGGGCTATCGCATTCGCGGAGCCTGTATCGCCCTTCGTAAAGAGCAGGCTGATCGTATACGCATTCGAAACGTGGAGCAGTAA
- a CDS encoding carbon-nitrogen hydrolase family protein produces MQTSSFFKKFRLAPLVFVILLAIGFPWSVSCAEPPPPSVKIALIHFAPEHKQPGTNLAKLLELNRRAAENGASIILNTEMAVSGYSFSSRQDIAQYTETRQGKTLSSMRALAREMGAYIGIPLPERDPATEIYYNSSFMIGPEGNILSSYRKILTVEKRWANPGNPYQPNFVDTPWGRIGTAICADSYSGLLARMAALKGVDLLWVPANWPEMGNLNPVTLWRARALENGFYVAACNRTGKELSLDCSKTFSGVWAPDGREIFKGTSPTTQIFYVDIPLDAQGRFAGIQRDKKMAQRNVSHYRNLYLRPWLDNLTTYYNLPETGELQLHCHVPQADYLDIDALAAAMTKETKTAPALWILPQTERAGVDLDRLAQLAKELNVGIALSLRGAEGSVQSLLITSQGIESFVAEKGSGHYTPEFPYTLLHFGPAAIAMAPASAIEHPELAVSLSKLGVDLVVISEKEMTAEEFLLVRVQSIAGIAIAACTSKEAQLTGITASHAGWDEANLDQAGVAQYTLDTAKTRKKRFHDALDFELLLSR; encoded by the coding sequence ATGCAGACATCCAGTTTTTTCAAAAAATTCCGTTTGGCCCCCCTTGTCTTTGTTATCCTGCTCGCGATCGGTTTCCCCTGGTCTGTCTCTTGCGCGGAGCCGCCCCCACCATCGGTCAAGATTGCCCTGATCCATTTTGCCCCGGAACATAAACAACCGGGGACGAACCTCGCCAAGTTGCTCGAACTCAACCGCCGCGCCGCGGAAAACGGGGCCTCCATCATCCTCAACACGGAAATGGCTGTGTCTGGATATTCGTTTAGTTCCAGACAGGACATCGCGCAATACACGGAAACACGGCAGGGAAAAACACTCTCCTCCATGCGGGCGCTTGCCCGGGAAATGGGCGCTTATATAGGTATCCCCCTGCCAGAGCGGGATCCAGCCACGGAAATCTACTACAACTCGTCCTTTATGATCGGGCCCGAGGGAAATATTCTCTCTTCCTATAGAAAAATACTCACGGTTGAAAAACGATGGGCAAATCCTGGCAATCCATATCAGCCAAATTTTGTGGATACCCCCTGGGGACGTATCGGCACTGCAATCTGCGCAGACTCCTACAGTGGTTTACTCGCAAGAATGGCGGCTCTGAAGGGGGTAGATCTTTTATGGGTTCCGGCAAACTGGCCCGAAATGGGGAATCTCAATCCCGTCACCCTCTGGCGAGCCAGAGCCCTTGAGAACGGATTCTATGTCGCAGCCTGCAACAGGACCGGCAAAGAACTGAGCCTGGATTGCAGCAAGACCTTTTCCGGGGTCTGGGCCCCGGATGGCAGGGAAATATTCAAGGGGACCTCACCCACAACACAAATATTCTATGTGGATATTCCGCTGGATGCTCAGGGCCGTTTCGCGGGAATACAACGCGATAAAAAAATGGCACAACGCAATGTCAGCCACTACCGCAACCTCTACCTCAGGCCCTGGTTGGATAATCTGACCACCTATTACAACCTCCCGGAAACGGGCGAATTACAGCTGCACTGCCATGTTCCCCAGGCTGATTATCTCGATATCGATGCCCTGGCGGCGGCGATGACAAAAGAAACAAAGACTGCGCCCGCACTGTGGATCCTTCCCCAGACCGAGCGCGCCGGTGTTGATCTTGACAGACTGGCACAGCTGGCCAAAGAGCTGAACGTCGGCATCGCGCTTTCACTGCGTGGGGCTGAGGGGAGTGTTCAGTCGCTGCTGATTACCTCCCAGGGCATAGAGAGCTTTGTCGCGGAGAAAGGTTCTGGACACTATACCCCCGAATTCCCCTATACCCTCCTCCATTTCGGCCCGGCTGCCATTGCCATGGCCCCTGCCAGCGCCATTGAGCACCCGGAACTTGCGGTTTCCCTCTCCAAACTCGGGGTGGATCTGGTCGTCATTTCTGAAAAAGAAATGACTGCAGAAGAGTTCCTTCTTGTCAGGGTACAATCGATAGCAGGGATTGCAATCGCAGCCTGCACCTCCAAAGAAGCGCAACTTACCGGAATAACAGCCAGCCATGCGGGGTGGGATGAGGCAAACCTGGACCAGGCCGGTGTTGCCCAATACACCTTAGACACCGCGAAAACCCGCAAAAAACGGTTCCATGACGCGCTGGATTTTGAGCTTCTGCTTTCTCGATAG
- a CDS encoding lytic transglycosylase domain-containing protein, with protein sequence MGNNVAQLSHRLRKVARTGLLVALCLLPGMGRANGVDSHLRKYLDVELSPQQRAAIVPHEHLIRYFSSLSYFRSGYTVNPDFIRALMLAESGGDRFAVSGKKALGLCQLLYPTAREVADEFLARGGRVRYVSGERLRTLQPDDLFDPAINILLTCYLIAKYNQAYDGRLDLVVAAWNAGQGSIRNNQPPRYPETLNLIGKVNGLFIALNR encoded by the coding sequence GCAAGAACAGGGCTGCTGGTTGCCCTCTGCCTCCTGCCGGGGATGGGGCGGGCAAATGGGGTCGACTCCCATCTACGGAAATATCTGGATGTCGAGCTGTCACCACAGCAGCGGGCAGCGATAGTGCCCCATGAGCATCTAATCCGCTACTTCAGCTCGCTGAGTTATTTTCGCTCGGGGTATACGGTCAATCCGGATTTCATCCGCGCCTTGATGCTGGCGGAATCGGGTGGTGATCGCTTTGCGGTCTCCGGGAAAAAGGCTTTGGGGCTCTGTCAGTTGCTTTACCCGACCGCACGGGAGGTGGCGGATGAGTTTCTCGCTCGGGGGGGGCGGGTCCGCTATGTCTCCGGGGAGCGATTGCGGACCCTGCAACCCGATGACCTCTTTGATCCGGCGATCAATATTTTGCTCACCTGCTATCTGATCGCCAAATACAATCAGGCCTATGATGGCAGGCTTGATCTGGTGGTGGCTGCCTGGAACGCAGGGCAGGGATCGATTCGTAACAATCAACCCCCGAGGTACCCCGAGACCTTGAACCTGATCGGCAAGGTCAATGGCCTGTTTATTGCGCTGAACCGATAA